One window from the genome of Spirosoma rhododendri encodes:
- a CDS encoding sensor histidine kinase produces the protein MDRFALGIGWRLTAILLLMGSGVAVYYWLGSGAVLVPIGVVLIGLVVNLYQYVTGINRKLIRFLESVQYADFAVSFRTDNQLGPTFQALNRQFNAVLDAFRQARADKETSLHYVNTIVQHVSVGLLTFDAGGQVELINQTALRLLGIYRLRTLAELDATHPDLTALFWSVTGASGPVVYRMTTDDELSIRGTAVQLRGRRVTIVSIQNIRSELQQRELDAWQNLTKVLRHEIMNSITPIVSLVGTMRDIVDTDLAPTPRAVQSNRIGWSASPSRLLICAMP, from the coding sequence ATGGACCGGTTTGCACTGGGTATCGGCTGGCGATTAACGGCCATTCTGCTCCTGATGGGGAGCGGGGTGGCCGTTTACTATTGGCTGGGCAGCGGAGCGGTGCTGGTGCCGATCGGGGTTGTGCTGATCGGGCTTGTCGTCAATCTGTACCAGTACGTAACGGGCATCAACCGGAAGCTGATCCGGTTTCTGGAGTCGGTTCAGTACGCTGATTTTGCCGTTTCATTCCGTACTGATAACCAGCTTGGCCCCACATTCCAGGCGCTGAACCGGCAGTTCAACGCCGTCCTCGACGCGTTCCGGCAGGCACGAGCCGACAAAGAAACCAGCCTGCACTACGTCAACACCATCGTACAGCACGTGAGCGTTGGGCTGCTTACGTTCGACGCGGGTGGGCAGGTCGAACTGATTAATCAGACGGCGTTGCGGTTGCTGGGTATCTACCGGCTCCGCACGCTCGCCGAACTCGACGCCACCCACCCCGACCTGACGGCGCTGTTCTGGTCTGTCACCGGTGCGTCCGGGCCGGTCGTGTACCGAATGACCACCGACGATGAACTATCCATACGCGGAACGGCCGTTCAGCTGCGTGGTCGGCGGGTTACCATCGTTTCGATTCAGAATATTCGCTCCGAATTGCAGCAGCGCGAGCTTGACGCGTGGCAGAACCTGACGAAAGTACTGCGGCATGAGATTATGAACTCGATCACGCCAATTGTGTCGCTGGTGGGCACTATGCGTGATATCGTTGATACTGATCTGGCCCCCACGCCCAGGGCAGTTCAATCGAACAGAATAGGTTGGTCAGCGTCGCCGAGTCGATTGCTGATCTGCGCGATGCCCTGA
- a CDS encoding sensor histidine kinase: MVSVAESIADLRDALTTIEQRGTGIMQFVDAYRHFTTIPQPVMAPVVVAGLLDRVIRLAMAAYPNYPIERGEIASELTIRADATQIEMVLLNLLKNAAESLENRPLPSIGVQVRERDSQTTISITDNGPGIEPEALEQIFIPFYTTRKTGSGIGLSLSRQIMQRHGGQLLVESQPGQGSTFTLVF, encoded by the coding sequence TTGGTCAGCGTCGCCGAGTCGATTGCTGATCTGCGCGATGCCCTGACGACCATTGAGCAGCGCGGTACGGGCATTATGCAGTTTGTGGACGCCTATCGCCATTTTACGACCATTCCGCAACCCGTAATGGCCCCGGTGGTTGTCGCCGGTTTGCTGGACCGGGTTATCCGGCTGGCGATGGCCGCGTACCCAAACTACCCCATCGAACGGGGTGAAATCGCCAGCGAACTGACGATCCGGGCCGACGCTACGCAGATTGAGATGGTGTTGCTGAATCTGCTTAAAAACGCGGCTGAGAGTCTGGAAAATCGGCCGTTGCCCAGCATCGGGGTTCAGGTTAGGGAGCGCGATAGTCAAACGACAATCAGCATCACCGACAACGGCCCCGGTATCGAGCCCGAAGCGCTGGAACAGATTTTTATTCCGTTCTACACAACCCGCAAAACGGGGTCTGGTATCGGGCTGAGTCTGTCGCGGCAGATTATGCAGCGGCACGGCGGACAGCTGCTGGTTGAGTCGCAGCCGGGGCAGGGAAGTACCTTTACGCTCGTGTTCTGA
- a CDS encoding helix-turn-helix transcriptional regulator, translating into MVNELLDSQVQQEMQRLSLFLNELFPDPTGLTLMVTAEQQQAELKQLREGLRTEQFFLVVDLLSMRIVEAAGLEELGYQSSQFTFRQYLSAFPTQGMLQLITLLGKQSFSMSDQAMVTFMNPKYVSSIPMTCANGQVMLIKRMISPWQFSSTGLLTAYVSEYTIMQPYNNEPLNPRFINMPPAVEAQFSAMMAQVFAHLPARINRFAHKEISLLKLYVEKEGEELPVPQIALMAGIKPNTVRTYNQRIMAKAKTMFGSNMNARTAREVALFLKQSGMLG; encoded by the coding sequence ATGGTAAATGAGCTACTCGACTCACAGGTTCAGCAGGAAATGCAACGGCTAAGCCTGTTTCTGAACGAATTATTTCCTGATCCCACGGGCCTGACACTGATGGTAACGGCGGAGCAGCAACAGGCGGAGTTGAAGCAGCTTCGGGAAGGGCTTCGTACGGAGCAGTTTTTCCTGGTCGTCGATCTGCTGTCGATGCGTATCGTCGAAGCGGCCGGGCTGGAAGAACTTGGCTATCAGTCGTCGCAGTTTACCTTTCGGCAGTACCTGAGCGCGTTTCCCACGCAGGGGATGTTGCAGCTGATTACCCTGCTGGGCAAGCAGTCGTTCAGTATGTCGGATCAGGCCATGGTGACGTTTATGAACCCCAAGTACGTATCCAGCATTCCGATGACCTGCGCCAACGGACAGGTCATGCTAATCAAGCGTATGATTTCGCCCTGGCAGTTTAGCAGTACCGGCTTGCTGACGGCCTATGTCTCGGAGTATACGATTATGCAGCCGTATAACAACGAGCCGCTCAACCCCCGGTTTATCAATATGCCCCCCGCCGTCGAAGCGCAGTTCAGCGCTATGATGGCGCAGGTATTTGCGCACTTGCCCGCCCGTATAAACCGGTTCGCTCACAAGGAAATCAGCCTGCTGAAACTATACGTCGAGAAAGAAGGGGAGGAACTCCCGGTGCCGCAGATTGCCCTGATGGCAGGCATCAAACCAAACACGGTTCGTACCTACAATCAGCGGATAATGGCGAAGGCAAAAACCATGTTTGGCAGTAATATGAACGCCCGGACGGCCCGCGAAGTAGCGTTGTTTCTCAAGCAGTCGGGGATGCTGGGCTAG
- a CDS encoding MATE family efflux transporter: MPFTTGLRALLFLKTFLRTYRPELADTFRLSVPIIIAQLGVVLMGVTDNLFVGRLLGAVPLGAAGLANSLSFLMSSVGVGGLSVVAALVAQANSRADAAGINRLFRAGLWASVLMSVVLGGLSVILAFYFELFGQSPDVTRLARDFMLILSASVLPLLLFVAARQLCDGLRQPRVAMLITLSALGFNALFNYVLIQGVGPFPQWGLMGSAVATLLSRVYMAVAMLLYVYWQPLFKPYLLAEFAKLPVQVEIRQILRLGIPGGLTFFFEVATFSLAVVIVGWLGDDRLAAHQIAINLASVTYMMATGISSAAAIRVGAAIGYNNVDGALRAGIAAFVLSVSLMSLAALLFLTTNDWLVSLYIRDNPGVMHIAASLVIIAGVFQLSDGVQVVALGSLRGMADVNVPTVISLFSYWVVALPLSYVLAFPLKLDAVGVWIGLLTGLTVAAVLLTVRFFRRIRRLHRTTPLPVSGISPV, encoded by the coding sequence TTGCCATTCACAACCGGCCTTCGCGCCCTGCTATTTCTGAAAACGTTCTTACGCACTTACCGCCCCGAACTGGCCGACACCTTCCGGCTCAGCGTTCCGATCATCATTGCCCAGCTGGGTGTAGTGCTGATGGGCGTCACCGATAACCTGTTCGTTGGGCGGTTGCTGGGGGCTGTCCCGCTGGGCGCAGCCGGACTGGCCAATTCGCTGTCGTTTCTGATGTCGAGCGTGGGGGTCGGGGGGCTGTCGGTGGTCGCGGCACTGGTTGCGCAGGCGAATAGCCGGGCCGATGCCGCCGGTATCAATCGCCTGTTTCGGGCGGGGCTCTGGGCGTCGGTGCTGATGAGCGTCGTGCTGGGCGGTCTGTCGGTCATATTGGCTTTTTATTTCGAGCTGTTCGGTCAATCGCCCGACGTAACCCGACTGGCGCGGGACTTCATGCTGATTCTGAGTGCGTCGGTACTGCCGCTACTGCTGTTTGTGGCGGCCCGGCAACTCTGCGACGGCCTGCGCCAGCCCCGCGTTGCGATGCTCATCACGCTGTCGGCGCTGGGGTTCAACGCTTTGTTCAACTACGTACTCATTCAGGGAGTGGGGCCCTTTCCGCAGTGGGGCCTGATGGGGTCTGCGGTGGCCACGCTGCTGTCGCGGGTGTACATGGCCGTTGCTATGCTGCTGTATGTGTACTGGCAACCCCTGTTCAAGCCGTATCTGCTGGCGGAATTCGCCAAACTACCCGTTCAGGTCGAGATCCGGCAGATTCTGCGGCTGGGGATTCCGGGCGGGCTCACCTTCTTTTTCGAGGTCGCTACGTTTTCGCTGGCCGTTGTGATTGTGGGGTGGCTGGGCGACGATCGGCTGGCGGCTCACCAGATCGCGATTAACCTGGCGTCGGTAACGTACATGATGGCAACGGGCATTTCGTCGGCCGCTGCAATTCGGGTGGGGGCTGCGATTGGCTACAACAATGTTGACGGTGCGCTGCGGGCTGGTATTGCCGCTTTTGTGCTGTCGGTCAGCCTGATGTCGCTGGCGGCTCTGCTGTTCCTGACTACCAACGACTGGCTGGTGTCGCTCTACATCCGCGACAACCCCGGCGTAATGCACATCGCGGCTTCGCTGGTTATCATCGCGGGGGTCTTTCAATTGTCCGACGGTGTGCAGGTAGTGGCGCTGGGCAGTTTGCGGGGCATGGCTGATGTCAACGTGCCGACGGTCATCTCGCTGTTTTCGTACTGGGTCGTTGCCCTGCCGCTCAGTTACGTACTGGCTTTTCCGCTCAAACTGGATGCCGTTGGCGTATGGATTGGCCTGCTCACCGGCCTGACCGTCGCAGCAGTCCTGTTGACCGTCCGATTTTTCCGGCGCATTCGTCGGCTGCACCGAACGACTCCCCTTCCCGTTTCGGGAATTAGCCCGGTCTAG
- a CDS encoding DUF4290 domain-containing protein, giving the protein MKEYGSSIQKLVDNMVNIDDREKRTRYAHILIELMRQIHPGMKDGQDYYNKLWDDLYIISDFTLDVDSPYPPPSEDALGKKPQTVPYNTHHLRFKHFGRNIDLLVAKASALEDADERRAFVSYLVRLMRSFYQAWNKEAVEDETIYESLVELSKGKLFDDVKLIREQGLVESTPRERAGEATQPQRIGGGQNNRNQNGGGQNRNNNDRRNFGNNNNNRNQNGGGQNRNNNDRRNFGNNNNNRNQGGGGQNRNNNTNNNNNDRRRR; this is encoded by the coding sequence TTGAAAGAGTACGGCAGCAGCATTCAGAAACTGGTTGACAACATGGTCAACATCGACGATCGGGAGAAGCGTACTCGTTACGCCCATATCCTGATCGAACTGATGCGACAGATCCACCCCGGTATGAAAGACGGTCAGGACTACTACAACAAGCTGTGGGACGACCTGTATATCATTTCTGATTTTACGCTGGACGTCGACAGCCCGTATCCGCCACCGTCGGAAGACGCGCTGGGCAAGAAGCCGCAAACCGTTCCGTACAATACCCACCACCTGCGGTTCAAGCACTTCGGCCGGAATATCGACCTACTGGTAGCGAAAGCATCGGCGCTGGAAGATGCCGACGAACGGCGGGCGTTTGTGTCGTACCTGGTGCGGCTGATGCGGTCTTTCTATCAGGCCTGGAACAAGGAAGCCGTTGAAGACGAAACCATTTACGAAAGCCTGGTCGAACTATCGAAAGGTAAACTGTTCGACGATGTGAAGCTGATACGGGAGCAGGGGCTGGTAGAGTCGACCCCGCGCGAACGGGCAGGCGAGGCAACACAGCCGCAACGCATCGGCGGAGGGCAAAACAACCGTAATCAGAACGGTGGTGGTCAGAACCGCAACAACAACGACCGGCGCAACTTCGGCAACAATAACAACAACCGGAATCAGAACGGTGGTGGTCAGAACCGCAACAACAACGACCGGCGTAACTTCGGCAACAATAACAACAACCGGAATCAGGGCGGTGGCGGTCAGAACCGCAACAACAACACGAACAATAACAACAACGACCGGCGTCGGCGGTAA
- the murA gene encoding UDP-N-acetylglucosamine 1-carboxyvinyltransferase → MASFQITGGRKLKGELIPQGAKNEALQILCAVLLTKEPVTIHNIPSIRDVNQLIDLLGDMGVWVTRVGEGSYRFQASDVNLDYLESDTYKRKAAALRGSVMLLGPMLARFKKGRIPRPGGDKIGRRRLDTHFLGFEKLGAQFNYDANDGGYYQVDASNLRGAYMLLDEASVTGTANVLMAAVMAEGTTQIYNAACEPYLQQLSKMLNSMGAKITGVGSNLLTIEGVSELKGTEHTMLPDMIEIGSFIGMAAMTQSEITIKNCQIPQLGIIPDQFKRLGIQMEFRGDDIFIPAQERYQIESFLDGGMMTVADAPWPGFTPDLLSIVLVTAVQAQGTLLIHQKMFESRLFFVDKLIDMGAQIILCDPHRATVVGLNRQMPLKGIRMSSPDIRAGVALLIAAMSATGTSIIDNIEQIDRGYQHIDTRLNAIGAEIIRL, encoded by the coding sequence ATGGCATCTTTTCAAATTACGGGTGGCCGTAAACTCAAGGGCGAACTGATTCCGCAGGGCGCGAAAAACGAAGCGCTCCAGATTCTCTGCGCCGTTCTGCTGACCAAAGAACCCGTTACGATCCACAACATTCCGAGCATCCGCGACGTCAATCAACTCATCGACCTGCTGGGCGATATGGGCGTTTGGGTAACCCGCGTCGGCGAAGGGTCGTACCGGTTTCAGGCGTCGGATGTTAATCTGGATTACCTTGAAAGCGACACCTACAAGCGGAAAGCGGCTGCACTGCGTGGTTCGGTAATGCTGCTCGGCCCGATGCTGGCCCGCTTCAAAAAAGGACGTATTCCCCGGCCCGGTGGCGACAAAATCGGCCGTCGTCGGCTGGATACCCACTTTCTGGGATTTGAAAAGCTAGGGGCTCAGTTCAACTACGACGCCAACGATGGCGGCTACTATCAGGTCGATGCCAGCAACCTGCGCGGTGCATACATGCTGCTCGACGAGGCTTCGGTAACCGGTACGGCCAACGTACTGATGGCGGCTGTCATGGCCGAAGGCACAACCCAGATCTACAATGCTGCCTGCGAACCCTACCTGCAACAACTCAGTAAGATGCTCAACAGCATGGGGGCCAAAATCACGGGTGTTGGCTCGAATCTGCTGACGATCGAAGGGGTTTCTGAGCTGAAGGGCACCGAACACACCATGCTGCCCGACATGATCGAGATCGGCTCGTTTATCGGTATGGCGGCTATGACGCAGTCAGAGATTACGATCAAAAACTGCCAGATTCCGCAGTTGGGTATCATCCCGGATCAGTTCAAGCGGCTGGGTATTCAAATGGAGTTCCGGGGCGATGATATTTTCATTCCCGCGCAGGAGCGTTACCAGATTGAATCGTTTCTTGACGGTGGTATGATGACCGTTGCCGACGCTCCCTGGCCCGGTTTTACCCCCGATCTGCTCAGCATCGTACTCGTAACGGCTGTGCAGGCGCAGGGTACGCTGCTCATTCACCAGAAAATGTTTGAAAGCCGCCTGTTCTTCGTCGATAAGCTGATCGACATGGGCGCGCAGATCATCCTTTGCGACCCGCACCGCGCAACGGTGGTGGGGCTGAACCGGCAGATGCCGCTGAAAGGTATTCGCATGTCGTCGCCGGATATCCGGGCGGGGGTAGCGTTACTGATCGCGGCCATGTCGGCAACCGGCACCAGTATCATCGACAATATCGAACAGATCGACCGGGGTTACCAGCACATCGATACCCGGCTCAACGCCATCGGCGCCGAGATTATCCGGCTGTAA
- a CDS encoding fasciclin domain-containing protein: protein MTARNILWQVAIGAALTSPVYAQTTPRSATAAQSGAYRQSSSDNGTTVNSSNTTNYNSNNVTNAPTGVGSNPAAPATTSGSSRKRKPVSKGTGTGSATGSAIQKARTAPSPAVTAGSTERNTSIHDFIASSPNYTTLQNALQAVGLFETLRGSKSYTLFAPTNDAFKKLPAAVQTGLLEGRNRQALTQLLNYHLVKGALSDDDLRKKLKSGGTATLKTVAGESLTIASNADGQLTITDQAGNKASIIESDQKQNNGYVHGINAVLMTTGGSAIR from the coding sequence ATGACAGCCCGAAACATACTCTGGCAGGTGGCAATCGGTGCTGCGCTGACTAGTCCGGTCTACGCACAGACCACGCCCCGCTCGGCAACAGCCGCGCAGAGTGGCGCGTATCGGCAGAGTTCATCCGACAACGGAACCACAGTCAACAGCAGCAACACCACCAATTACAACAGCAACAACGTAACGAATGCCCCGACGGGTGTTGGCAGTAATCCGGCCGCGCCTGCTACCACATCGGGTTCTTCACGGAAGCGAAAACCAGTGAGTAAAGGGACAGGTACTGGGTCGGCAACGGGTTCGGCTATTCAAAAAGCCCGTACCGCGCCTTCTCCCGCTGTGACAGCTGGCAGTACCGAACGCAATACCAGTATCCACGATTTCATTGCGTCGTCGCCAAACTACACGACCCTGCAAAACGCCCTGCAAGCGGTCGGGCTGTTTGAGACGCTACGGGGTTCGAAGTCGTACACGCTGTTTGCCCCCACCAACGACGCGTTCAAGAAACTACCGGCGGCTGTGCAGACAGGGCTGCTGGAAGGCCGCAACCGGCAGGCGCTGACTCAGCTGCTCAATTACCATCTGGTCAAGGGGGCGCTCAGTGACGACGATCTGCGGAAGAAGCTAAAATCGGGTGGCACCGCTACGCTGAAAACAGTGGCTGGTGAGTCGCTAACGATTGCCTCGAATGCCGACGGGCAACTGACAATCACTGACCAGGCGGGTAACAAGGCAAGTATTATTGAATCTGACCAGAAGCAAAACAACGGCTATGTACACGGCATCAACGCCGTGTTGATGACCACTGGCGGATCGGCTATCCGATAA
- a CDS encoding T9SS type A sorting domain-containing protein: MRILLLLVSCLSIVAHTPVWADAGLLQTYAVTNVDASGNTSRAGGANPDGAPAFQGADLGTANTSIYLNGGEIRTFRNNGDSTTSAHMFYRLYPQNITPGDFIQIDLPLVSTSQDGSQRWSRTDAGINIANGLGPGTYTLEVYWRIDGTFLFSFDSNGGNNYKATYTVTRSTLPVSLIDFSVKTVQKQVFANWSTASERNNARFDLERSSDARTFESIARLDGHGTTTTRQTYSAVDESPRLGINYYRLRQTDSDGKFSFSPLRSAILRTNGEIVLAGLPANDVLSIDGLEDASQVDISTTQGRSVYQQKSNGSQTQVDVRTWPSGLYLLRVADQLGVQVQRVVVQH; encoded by the coding sequence ATGCGAATTCTTCTACTGCTTGTTAGCTGCTTATCAATAGTAGCCCATACACCCGTCTGGGCCGATGCGGGCCTGCTTCAAACCTACGCCGTCACCAACGTCGACGCGTCGGGGAATACCTCCCGGGCAGGGGGTGCTAACCCGGATGGTGCGCCAGCCTTTCAAGGAGCGGACCTGGGTACGGCAAACACATCAATATACCTGAACGGCGGAGAGATCAGAACTTTCAGGAATAACGGCGACAGCACGACATCAGCGCATATGTTTTACCGACTGTATCCGCAGAATATAACCCCGGGCGATTTCATTCAGATTGATCTGCCGCTCGTCAGTACCAGTCAGGATGGGAGTCAGCGATGGAGCCGGACGGATGCCGGGATCAACATTGCTAATGGCCTTGGTCCCGGTACCTACACGCTGGAAGTCTATTGGCGTATCGATGGCACATTTCTATTTTCTTTTGACAGCAATGGCGGTAACAACTACAAGGCCACATATACTGTAACGCGATCGACACTCCCCGTTTCGCTGATTGATTTTTCGGTGAAAACAGTCCAGAAACAGGTGTTTGCCAACTGGTCGACGGCCAGCGAGCGCAACAACGCCCGTTTCGATCTGGAGCGCAGCAGCGATGCCCGCACGTTTGAGTCCATCGCCCGGCTCGACGGACACGGCACGACTACCACCCGGCAAACATACAGTGCCGTTGATGAATCACCCCGGCTCGGCATCAACTACTACCGGCTCCGGCAAACCGACTCCGACGGCAAATTCAGTTTTTCACCCCTGCGCAGCGCCATCCTGCGAACCAACGGCGAGATCGTATTGGCGGGATTGCCAGCCAACGATGTACTCAGCATTGACGGACTGGAAGATGCCTCGCAGGTCGATATCAGCACCACACAGGGCAGATCTGTATACCAGCAAAAAAGCAACGGGAGCCAGACACAAGTCGACGTGCGCACCTGGCCCAGCGGCTTGTACTTGTTACGCGTCGCCGATCAGTTGGGCGTTCAGGTGCAGCGCGTCGTAGTGCAGCACTAA